TACATTGCTTTTAGTGTAGTTAAAAACGGTGCAATTTTAAGTTATAAAAAAATTGCAAAAGGTTTTAAATCCTTAGATATCGCATCTCAAGGTAATTTATCAAAAATTAAATACTTAATTAATTCACAAAAGAACGACACAAACATGTCACAGGATGAAGAAATGTTATTTGATGCTAATAAACTTGCATCATATCACAATGAATTTAAAACAATGCTATTTAATTCTTTATCACAATATATCGCATTAAGTTTTAAAAATCCATTAATAAATAACCTAAACCATATTGCATTTACTGGTCAATTTGCTTGAATGGTTAAGGATATTGAACAAACATTTTTCTCTCTTTACAACAAAAACAATATGAGCGTTTCAATTCTAGCAAATAATAATAACTTTAAATTATTTGAATTAGACGACAAAATCTTGGAACAAGTAGTAATTGCTACTAATAACCAACAAATTGAAATGGTTCAAAATAATACTGTTACAAGTAAAATTGATTACACTCACCAAAAAAGCAAACATAGTGCATTTACTAGATTTATCAATAAATTTAATTTATTTAAATAGGAGAAACTCATGAACGAAATTCACAACTTAAACAACGCATCATATAAAACCGCTATCTCACTAAAGGTCATAGGAGTTGGTGGAGCTGGTAACAATGCAGTTAACATGATGTATGATGAAAATTTACCAAATGTTGATTTTATAGTAGCGAATACTGACGTTCAATCTTTAGAAAAATCTAAATGTACACACACTATTGCTTTAGGAAAAGAAAATAGAGGCTTTGGTGCTGGTTCTGATCCTAAATTAGGATCTAAAGCTGTAGATGAATCTACAATCGAAGTTAAAGAAGCTCTTAAGGATGCAGATGTTGTTATTATAACAGCTGGATTCGGAGGAGGAACTGGAACTGGTGCTAGTCCTAAAATTGCCCAAATAGCTAAAGAAAATGGAGCTTTAACAATTGGTCTAGTTACAACTCCTTTTATCTATGAAGGTAACAAAAGAATGAGTGTTGCTCAAGACGGTATTAAAGAACTTAAGAAATATGTTGATTCTTATATTGTTTTATCAAACGAAAAATTATTGGACGAAAATCCTGATGTTCCTTTTGCTGAATCACTTAAGCTTTCAAATATAACCTTAAAAAATATTATTTTCGCAATACATGATATTTTAAACCGTGTTGGTACAATTAATATCGATTTTGCTGATATTAAACACACATTAAAAGACTCTGGACTCACAATAGTAGGAATCGGTCAAGCCTCAGGTGAAAACAGAGCTGAAAAAGCCGTGAAAAAAGCTTTTGAATCAAACTTATACGAACATGATATCAAATCAGCTTCAAAACTTTTAATCAATATCCAACATGATAAAATGGTTACAAATAAAGATATCCGTAAGGCAGTTTCTGCTGTACATGAAATATTAGCTAATGAAGGTGGATTGATTGATGATTGCAAAATCGGTCAAGAAATCGTTGAATTAGATAATAATGCACAATTCTTCAAAGTTTCAATTATCGCTAGTGGAGTAGATGCTAATACAACACCAGAAATTATTGAAACAACACAACACACTTCTAAAATTGATTCAATTTCAGACTTGCAACCTGAAATTGAAGATGTTGAAGAAGAAATGGTACAAGAACAAGTTCAAGGCGAAGCAATTAAAGTTGATTTAGAAGAAGATTCAAATTCTTTACTTCATACAACTGAAGCCAAAAAATATGCTGAAACTAAAGAATTGAATTCATACTTTGATATTGATGATACTTCACTCAAAGATGAACAAGATGAAAGTATTTGATTCTTTGTAAAATAGACGATGTAAGAAGTTTATACATTGAAAATTACAAGTAAATTTGTTAAGCAGTTTGCATAAGCAAGCTGTTTTTATTTATCCCTATGTCATAGACATGAAAATAAAAAATATATTTTTATATAGAATATTTTAAAAATCCATTAGAATTAAATAACACACTTAAAGAGGAAAGATTATGAATAAAAATTTAAATAAAATAAATATATTAATTAAAGGTAATTTTGTATTCAAATAACTGAGATTTTTGGCTTTTTGATATAACTTTTTCCCTTTTTATCTTATCCTTTTTCATTTTTTGAAATTTAATATCAAAACAATTTCCTAAAGTATTCAATTCGTTTTTAACATTTGCTATGATCAAAGAAAATGAGGCAAGAAAAAAATTAACTATTATTGGAAATGCAGAAAAATATATCGAAGGTTCAATCCTAACACTTAAATATATAAAAGTGAAACTACATAAAATATTTTTTATTTTGTACTGAACCCCTAATTTTTGTACCATTAGATTTTCAAAATCTTTTCTGTACTCAATTGGGGTTTTTCCTTTCAATCTAATTTTAATTCTTTTATTGTTATAAAAGTCAAGATAGTCAAATAATTTTTCCACAAAATTATTAAGATTTGTGAAATTGTTTTTGTTTGGGTAAAAGAATTCCAATTTTATTGTTCCAAATAAGGATTCAACTAATCCATTATCCGGACTATTTCCTTTTCTTGACATACTTTGGATAATATTGTTAGCTTTTAATAAGTTAACAAAATATTTATGTTGATAATGTCAGCCTTGGTCTGAATGAATTATGCAACCACTTAAATTTCTGCTTTTAATTAATGGTTCAAAAGTATCTTTTATTAATTGTAAATTAGGACTCAATGAAACGGCGGCTGATAAAATTTCACCATTAAATCCATCTACTACTAAAGATAAATAAACCTTTAAATCATCAAAAAGTTTAAATTCTGTGATATCTGTAAAAAGCTTTTCTAAAGGTTTCTTGCTTATGAAATTTCTTTGGATTAAATTATCTGCAATGGGTCCTATTTGTCCTTTGTAAGATGAATATTTCTTATGTTTTCTTCTATAAACGACTAAATTAAGTAATTTCATTAGTTTTAGAACCTTTTTATGATTTACATTAATACTTCTGTTGTGTAATTCCATAGTGATTCTTCTGTAACCATAAGTTTTGTTACTTTCTTCAAATATCTTTTGAATTGTTTCTTTTAATTCAAAATCCTTATCAATAGGAGTTAAAAAATGTTTTTCTCAATAGTAATAATGAGATTTTCTTATTTGCGAAGCAGCAAATAAATCAACTAATTTGAATTTTTCTTTATTTTCAAAGATTGCTTGCGCTTTTTCTTTGACGGTTGCTTCAGTCGGCTTTGAACTATCCTATCTAAAGTTGCGAAATATGCTTTTTCAGCTTCTAGAAGTTCAATTTTTCTTTCTAAACTTTTAACATATTCTAAGTCGATTGTTTTTTCTTTGTTTTTGTTTTCTTTACTCATAATTAAATTATAGTAATTTTTCTTTTTAGCAACAACTTTCATTGCAATACTAATATGAGTTGATAAATTCAAATCTACACAAGATTGAAAAATTGTTTTTTCATGATGAATAATCTTATCGATTTCTTCATCAATAACTCATTCATCATAATCTTTAATCGAAACAGAATGTAAATAATCATCAATTGTTTTTGATTTTAAATAGTAATTCACATAATAATAAATCATGGGATTTTTCAGTTTACGCTTTTTATGAATTCACATAATTTGAGTTTAAATTCCTTAAATTCAAACATATTTTGAATAATCATTTGTTTTTTCATATACATTTGCACCCGTTATTGAATGAAGGTACAAATTTTGGGGTTCACTACATTTTCTTTCTTATATTTCTTTATATATACAACTTTTCAATCCATTAGTTGTATCATAGCTTCATATCAAGGTTTTATGAACGGTTTAAACGCTATGATGTTTGCACCATGCATAATACCACTTTGATTATTAAAACAGCTTTTAATAGCTCGCCCAATTTTTAAGAAAAAAGAACTTGTAATTCCTGAAATAAAAGAAGGAAAAAATTTAATTGAACTATATAGTTATAAAAATAATGATGTTAAACAACATCGCAATAAAATTAAAATTAATTTTAAATATACAGGAGAATTTACTTGGAAAAATCACACAATATCAGATGACAATGTAAAAATGATATTTCATTATAGATATTGAAAACATACAGGCGCTACAGAAGCTGAAATTGAAAAGATATATTACTTCTTATTCGCATTTAATTATGATGAAAAACCATTATTAATGCAAAATTCTGAATTAATATCTAAGATTCAGAATGACTATCACGAAATCCAAAATAACATAAACACATAACAAACATCAATTTCATGACAATAAATTATGAATTTGATGTTTTGTTTTTTATTCCTAAAGAGACAAAAAATCAATATAATTTAAGCTATGAAAAATAAAAAATGACTAATTTTAAGTAGTGTTTGTTTAACAATAATAGTAACAGCTGGTTCTACAGCTTTTACTATTATGAATATCAAAAAGCAAAATAAGTACAATCAAAAAGATTACCAGAACACAATTAATAATTTAAAAGAATTATCGATTAAATTTTCTGATATGAAAAAGGAATATTCACCTGATTTCTTAAGTAAATATGAACAAGAAATTAATGATATTTTAAACCAAATACAAAAAACTATTACTGAACAAAAGTTAAATTATCATCAAATCAGCAATTTAGAATATGAACTAAATTCAAAATACGCCGAAATTGTATCCAAATATTTATATTATGATGCAAATCAAAAAATAAACACTAATAAAATAGAAAAACTATTAAATGATATAAACAATTTTTTACAACAAGCAGATAAAACATACATATTCCAAAATAAAACTAAGATAGATGGGATAATTTCAAAAACTAATAATTTACTGAAACAAAACCAATTAGACATGGTTTTATTTAAGACATATAGCAGTGAATTTTCTAAAATTAAAGAAGATTATATAAATAGTTTACAAAAGAAATTTCAATCATTAAATACAGATTTCATCAATTTTACATTAGAAACTGATGAAGAGTTTGACAACTTAAATAAAGCCAAATTCACAACTTTAAATACTCTTTTTAATGAATCTAAAAATAGCAAAATACAATGGAGTACACTACAAAACAACCTTCAAGAAATCCAACAAAATTTTGAATCATTAAAAGCAGAATATTCAAATTACACTAACCAAAAGCATTTTAAAAAACAAACTGAAAAATTATTAAATCTTGTAAACGAATTTAATTCATCTTTAAATCAAGAATTTTATTTACAATATAAGGAAGAAATATCTAACTTACAACAAGATATATTGCAGTTATTAAATACTCTTGCAAGTAATATTAATGATGCTAAAGAAAAATTAAATAACTATACAGAAAAATTTAACTTATTAAAGAATAAGTACAATCTATGATTAAAATCAAATCAAGAAGCAAAAAATGAAATTAAGCAAAAATTCCAAGGCCTTACCATAGAAGTGAATGATTTTATTAATTCTGCTGATGCTGAATTTTTAGTTTCTAATCATGATTTAATAAACAACATTAAAAGTACTCTTTTACAAATTGATAATTTAAACAATTCCCCAAAACAGCTTGAAACAACTTTACAAAATATAAATAAACAATTTAATGAATTAAAAACTAAATATCAAGAATTTCAAAAAGCAAAAGAATTCAAAACAAAAATAACCCAATTATTAAGTGAAATTGATAGCTTTGTTTTAACGGCTAATAGCAAATTTATACAAGAAAATAATGCGGTTATAAACACCTTAAAAACCAATGTGCAAGCATTAAACAGCTTAAATGATATTAGTCAACCTAACGTCTTATAACTAAGTATAGCGATGAATTAAGCTCAATAAAAACACAATATCAAAACTGACTAAAAGAAAATAAAATATTATCACCAGAACAAATTAAGCTTTATTACCAAAACCACCCTGAATTAAAAGCATTTGATCCTAGTTCAACATCTAAAGATCAAATGCTAAGAAATAATAAAGATTACATTAATTCAATTTTTAATAGAACATTTACTTTAATTTCAGATTATGATGATGGAAGCAATACTGCTGGAACTATTTGATTATTTGACTACCATAAAATATCAGAAGGAAATTTCAAATTATTTTTTGTAACTAACTATCATGTTGCTATCGAGCTATATTCCGATAAAGATTTAGAAGAATATAAACAACCTAATAGAACAAAACAAATCACCAATATTAGATTAGGTTCAAAACTGCAATGAGATGATACTGCATCAAAAAAATACGCTTACAAAAGACTTAGCAAAGATAATTGACCACGTTCATTTTATTTAGCGCATAATTTCATGGACCAAGAAACATCACAACATTATAGCAGAAGATATTACACTGATTTTGCTGTAATTGAATACGATTTTAATTATAATGAATTCCTCAAAGCAAATTCTAATAGTGAATCAAAAGATTCATATCAGTTAGCTATAAAAATTAAAAATGCTATTGATGAATTAGATAAAAGCAAAACTAAATTTGTTGGTAATAAAAACTATTTAATGTCAAATGGACAATATCCTTATGCCGCACTCGATTATGGTTCTGTTAAAATGTTTGAATTTAATACATTAGGATTAGATAAAAATAATCAACCATTACTACCAGATAGTGAAGAAAAAATAAATGAAGTTTCAAATGGTAGTAGTCCAAAGTTTGTGTAATCACATCGGACTATAATTGAATAAATTATATATAATAATACTGAACTTAACTTAGAAAATTATTCTTTTCCTTGTTCAAGTTCGAGTTATTTTGAAGCTTGCAACAATAGCCAACATTTTGATGGAGTTAGGACTATGATGCGAGCTTTTTTCTTGACATATTTTCTTAATGCTGAGTGGAAATTTTCGCAAATATTGTTTGTGTAAATATATCTCCTGATTCCTATTGGAAAATCATAAAATGTGAATATCTCGTCAAGTGAGTTTTCAATAATTGCAACAGCTTTTCTGTATTTATCTTTATATTTGTTTTTAAATTCCAAAAATCTTTTATAACCTTCATCTTTGTTTTTACCTTTAAATATTAGTTTTAGTAGTTGTGATACTTCATACCTTTTAGATTGTGGTATTGTAATAAGCGCATTAGTCATTTTATGAAATGCACATTTTTGAATTTTAGATGAAGGAAAAACTGAATTAATAACATTATTAATTCCACTAAAATCATCGCAAACAACAACTTGAGGATCATTAATTCCTCTCTTTTTAATTCTGATAAGAATTTTGTTCAATTTTCTGTACTTTCTACACCTGAGGTTTCTATTGATAAAACTTGTTTTTTACCTTCTTTATCTATAGCTATAGCGGTGTATAAGGCTATTTTTGAGCTCTGTTTGACAAAATCCCTTGGATTCTCAACATTTTCTAAAGAATTTAAATATTCACCAGTGAATGGGTTATATCATTTAAAAACTTTATGATATGAAGCATCAATAAATAATGCATAAATATCATTATTTATGTCAAAACTATAAGCGTTGTCGTATTTGTTTTTAATAGTTTTTGAAACTCTCGCAATTATAGAATGTCCTATTCTAAAACCTAATAATTTCTCAACTAAATCTATGGTTTGTTCATATGATAAAAATTGTTGCAATAAATGTGCGATTAGAAATTCAAATTCTTCCTCACATCTTTTATATTTAGCTAATATTTGTGAACAAAAATTTGAAGCATTTCTTAATCTTGGGACATTTATTTGTAGTTTACCATTCAATGTGTATAAGGTTCTTTTAGAATATCCATTTCTATAAATTTTTCCTTCAACTAATTCATATTTATTCATTTCAGTAATATAAGCATCTACTTCATCTTTTAAATTCTCTTCAATTAACTTAGCAACATCTAAGTAATTAACATTAAGTAGAAATGATAATTCTCTCATATCAGCTCCTAATTTGTAAAATTCATTTCTTAATAATTTGTTTCTTTCCTCTAAAATCATAACAAAAATCACTCCTTTTAATATTTGGAGTGATTACACAACATTTGGTCTACTACCTTTCAAATGATATTAAGAAATATTTTGGTGATATTAAGTATTCAACACAACCATCAGCTGAATACTTTGCTGGATATCCATTTGTGAATCAAAGAGAAAATAAAGTAATGTACAATGTTGCTAATAATAAAATGAATGTTTTAGGAAACACTATTAGTGGATATACACACAATCCTTTTATTGTTATAGATCAAGATAATGGTGAAGCTAATCGTACACATGGGTTACAATTTAATAATGAGCAACAAGCTTTATTTTATGGTTTAGCATATCGTACTTTTCAAAATAGCGAGGTCTTAGGTGGAGCTAGTGGTTCAATGATGACTAATGAAGCAAATTTACCTATAGGACTAGTACTGGGTCATGAAACTAGTTCAACTAGAGTTTTAAATGATGAAAATAAATGAATCACATTACATACAGCACTTTCAATTGCCTTTAGTTTAAATAGACCGTTTTATTCAAATAAAACTCATTCAGTGGTTCAAACGTATAATTTAATTGATGGAAGTGATAAAAGTAAACATCCACATCAGATAACTTCATACCGTGAACAACTATATAAAGTTTATGGTAATTCATACCAAACAACCTTATTTACAAGAACAAACGAAAAAGCCGGTAATTAAACCGACTTTTTTATTTATATAAATCAAATTTCTTTAAAGCAACATATTGGATAGGTAAATTGCTATCAGCGCTTGTTGTTTCAATAATAAGAGTCTTTTTACCTTTTGGTAAATTAGTTGTTTCAATAAACGGAACATTGTATATTGCTTTTGAACTTGCAGTAGTATCTCAAACATTTGTTTTAAATAATTCTGCGTCATTTTGATCTAAAACTGTTATTTTATAAATACCTTTATAATCTTGAGTTTTATCTCCAAAAAGCATAACTCTTTGTATATTTTCATTAAGCGCTACAGTCATTTTAGTTCCTTGACCTTTTAATGTAGCCTTAACTTGATCTACTCTAGTATTTTGATGTGAAAATTCAACATTTTCTAAATTATTATATGTAACATCTTTGTGTTTTACACCTACAAGCAAGTCATATTGTGGATTATTGAAAACAAAGTTAAAATGAGAAATTCTAATAAATTCTTCATTATTACTATTTGGAATATTTTGATACTGTGATTTATCAAAAATAAATTTAATAGTTATTTTTCCATTAAATAAATACGTATCATTAAATGATGTTAAGGTTCTATTTAATCCAAAATTATTGTTATTTGCACCAGCGATATTTCAATCTTTTATTTCACCAGATCAAATTAATTTATTTTGTGCATGGTTTTCATCATTTGCTTGGTAAATTTCAACTTTATTAGGTCTATATTTAATATTACCTATATTATTATAATTAAACCCACTAGCAAAAAATGGTTTTTGAGTTTCTCAAGAAATTAAAACTTCTTTTATATCCTTATCATTAATTATAAAATTATCAGGCTTAGAACTTTCTTGGAACATATTTCACACTTCCATAGGCATAGAAGTATCTTTTTCTCTTTTTGGACCAGCATAAATTCATGTTCCAGGTTTTACATTTTTTCCTATATTAAACATTTGGCTAGGGTCTTTTTTACCATTTTCATCATATCAAGCCATTTTCCATGTAGAAAAGTCATAATTTAAGAAATCAAGATTTTCAATTCCTCAAGAGTAAAATCTCTTTCTATATTCCTTAGCTGTATTGAATAAATCAGTTCCATATTTATTGAATAACTCAGCTGTTTCAAATCCATGTGATAGTGTTTTCGGTAACATGTTGTTGAAAAATTCTAATGCACTTCCACCTCAATTATCAGATTCTTTATTCTTTAATTTAAGGATTTCTATATTTGTAATATCTAAACCTTGAGCTTGATTTTCATCAAAATAAGCTGTACTTGACATTAAAGCATAAACATTAATATCATATACAAGTCCTTGAGTTAATTCAAATCCTAGTGATCCATCAGTTCATAATGAATATCCATATTTATAATCAGGATTTCTCGAATCTCTTGCGTAAACCACTTTAGTTTCATTAGTTTGTCTATTTTTAATAGTAACAAATAACTGAACTGGTTTATTCGTTCTTAAATGAACTTTATGTCATCCTGTATTTTGAGCTATAAATGTAGTTTTTAATCTAATAATTTCATTTTCATTATTAAATTCTAAATTTTTCAATGAAAGATCTTGTCCTATAGCTATTTCTTTTACCGATGTAGTAGAATCCTTAATACATTGAGATTTAATTTCATCAAACTGTTCAAAGAACTTAATTTTATTATTTGTTGCTTCACTTTTATTTAATAAAGGAGTATCAAATTGTAATGTAGACATTTGATTTAAATCTCCAGCATCAGTTTGTCAAGGTACTAATTTATTATCAATTTCAAATCATGAGTTATGAGGAACTTCATATTTAGTAATACTGTATGTTGAATTAGTTGTTCTAAATGGTCCAAATAACGGTCTAATTACTACTCTGTATATTTCTCCATTAGCATCAGTTAATTCAACTTCTAAATAATCCATATCATTGATTTTCACACCTTTATTTGGTGTATATTTGATTAAATATGGTTGTGGATATGAAATAGTACCACTAGAAGGGGTATTTAATACTTTAGCTCCGATAATTGGGACAACTAGATTTTGATGATTACTAATAGTTGTGAACTTATTCATATCAAAAATAGTCGGAACATCAAATGATACTTCATAAGGTCTAATAGCATCTCCTCCATAAATTCAAGTTCCATCTTTTTGCTTAATAAAGTTACCTGAAGCATACATGTTTGAAAATGGAGCGAATTTTTGATATCTTCTTTGAATTATGCTTTTAAGTTGAGCTCATTTTTGCAACATTTCTTCTTTTGAAGAATTTTTATTTTCAATAATTAAATCGAATAATACGGATTTTTCTAATCACTGTGTTAAATCAGCACCAGAAACTAGCGAAAGTAAATAAGGAGTCGATAATGTTCCATATTTATTATAGTCAGTAATTATGCTAGCAATTTCAGGATCATTTACAGTTAATGTAAAGAAATCATTTTTTTGTCTCATATATAAACTTTGCAATCTTGCAAATTCAATTCAATTTTTAGGCCCAAGTGTACCAGCTAACATAAAAATTGCATCTCATTGATTTGTTGTATTTAAACCTTCAGCAGAATTTGCTGTTTCTTTTTTAATATTAGTATACGGAATAGCTCTAGGACCTCAACCTCATTGGTTTATACCAGTTGGAAAATCTTCTCTTCTTTGAGCTGTTGTATTAGAAAATAATTGATATTCAACTACACTATTAACATTATTGATAGTTTCACCAGGTTTATTATTAGCAAACATATCTCATTCATATGAGTGATTTAATTCATGCATAAATCCTCAGTTAGATACAGGAGAAAATGTATCATCACTATCCACTAGCATTTCATGCCCAAATCCAATAGGACCAACAAAGTGTGTACTTGCATTATATGCATAAATATTCATAGGAGCATCATTAATTAATCAATATTGAATTCAACCTTTTTTATCAAGTCTATTTCTATCTTGATTATTCATATATCTTGATGTTTTTGTTGCTTCACTTATTTTAGAGAAATAATCAAACGGTAAATGTCCATTTTTATCAAATTGTTTTTTAGCACTTTCATAAGCAATATCTTTACCTTTTGAATCATATGCTAGCATAAATCCTGAAATACTATCACTCACAGCTGTAAATACTGGTGTTCTAGTATTTTTAATCATGTCTTCTCATTGTTGTGGAGTTGTAATTCCTAATTGATAATGTAAATTTTGAATAGCTCCTGAGATATTAAATGTGATATCTTCATCATTTGAATAATCAATAAAATAACGCATTTTATTCATGTTATTTAATGATATTGTTCCTCCAAATGATGAGCCAAATTTAACTTCTACATATTGTGTTCCATTTATTTCAACATCTTTATGTCATTTAGGTTCATTTAGCATTAGATTTAAGCTGAAATATGTTGTCATATTTGGTAATCTTAAATTTGTCCAACCCCGAGTATTTTCACCGATTTCACCTCTTAAGAATTCTTTTCCAATTTGAATTTCCAGATTCATTTTTTTAACAATTTCTACTTGAGATTGAGGAATTCGCATTGTGATTACTTCACCAGCTGGAGCATATAATCCACTAGCTAAAACACCAAAAAATGTTGGAGAAATTGTTCAATTAGCATTAGCCGCTTGTTGTGTAGGTTTAACTGATAAATCTCCAAACATATGATCAATAGCTGGGTGTTTATTTAATTTCTT
The DNA window shown above is from Mycoplasma seminis and carries:
- a CDS encoding DUF31 family putative serine protease, which gives rise to MITQHLVYYLSNDIKKYFGDIKYSTQPSAEYFAGYPFVNQRENKVMYNVANNKMNVLGNTISGYTHNPFIVIDQDNGEANRTHGLQFNNEQQALFYGLAYRTFQNSEVLGGASGSMMTNEANLPIGLVLGHETSSTRVLNDENKWITLHTALSIAFSLNRPFYSNKTHSVVQTYNLIDGSDKSKHPHQITSYREQLYKVYGNSYQTTLFTRTNEKAGN
- a CDS encoding DUF31 family putative serine protease → MLRNNKDYINSIFNRTFTLISDYDDGSNTAGTIWLFDYHKISEGNFKLFFVTNYHVAIELYSDKDLEEYKQPNRTKQITNIRLGSKLQWDDTASKKYAYKRLSKDNWPRSFYLAHNFMDQETSQHYSRRYYTDFAVIEYDFNYNEFLKANSNSESKDSYQLAIKIKNAIDELDKSKTKFVGNKNYLMSNGQYPYAALDYGSVKMFEFNTLGLDKNNQPLLPDSEEKINEVSNGSSPKFV
- a CDS encoding cell division protein FtsZ, with translation MNEIHNLNNASYKTAISLKVIGVGGAGNNAVNMMYDENLPNVDFIVANTDVQSLEKSKCTHTIALGKENRGFGAGSDPKLGSKAVDESTIEVKEALKDADVVIITAGFGGGTGTGASPKIAQIAKENGALTIGLVTTPFIYEGNKRMSVAQDGIKELKKYVDSYIVLSNEKLLDENPDVPFAESLKLSNITLKNIIFAIHDILNRVGTINIDFADIKHTLKDSGLTIVGIGQASGENRAEKAVKKAFESNLYEHDIKSASKLLINIQHDKMVTNKDIRKAVSAVHEILANEGGLIDDCKIGQEIVELDNNAQFFKVSIIASGVDANTTPEIIETTQHTSKIDSISDLQPEIEDVEEEMVQEQVQGEAIKVDLEEDSNSLLHTTEAKKYAETKELNSYFDIDDTSLKDEQDESIWFFVK
- a CDS encoding IS3 family transposase, whose protein sequence is MFENKEKFKLVDLFAASQIRKSHYYYWEKHFLTPIDKDFELKETIQKIFEESNKTYGYRRITMELHNRSINVNHKKVLKLMKLLNLVVYRRKHKKYSSYKGQIGPIADNLIQRNFISKKPLEKLFTDITEFKLFDDLKVYLSLVVDGFNGEILSAAVSLSPNLQLIKDTFEPLIKSRNLSGCIIHSDQGWHYQHKYFVNLLKANNIIQSMSRKGNSPDNGLVESLFGTIKLEFFYPNKNNFTNLNNFVEKLFDYLDFYNNKRIKIRLKGKTPIEYRKDFENLMVQKLGVQYKIKNILCSFTFIYLSVRIEPSIYFSAFPIIVNFFLASFSLIIANVKNELNTLGNCFDIKFQKMKKDKIKREKVISKSQKSQLFEYKITFN
- a CDS encoding M60 family metallopeptidase, producing the protein MKKNKNKLFKKTSKRLLISAAALGGVILAGPIACKKPVESNTSNNLLISKVSALIQQYSQKINIISQDVKDSYLKQSHNYSVISTIKPELLPTKSIDELVQIQNQIETDLNLIDSISKASQNIDEPIQDNSNISGELLKKAKNLLEVFNTKLNMLNEYQKTLHEYVAHVSIFVNTKLNGFSFDSLINDSEVQEFIDELENNIDFLDILLSKENINDLKKDINNFQTTMNQKIASLSEYQKSLPEVQEFLKNKDFTQFNNNDWNSLEAIDEAKEVIRKYEAYIKEINAFLEKTPEGDKKKNLIENIINLQAKYLDEYNTLTEMQKNHKNAKKLHLDFANKSKNDLQLSNTDHLEEISNLLNNELINEIPKLKSLEDPEIARNKELQKNVEVAREEFEKIELKLSNFQKEYPDFKSLDYERLINSRTTRLSNSELDELLKDLHNAIEVLNKLSKKDDPTKEMDKIIKTLIPDVVNKKNIFSYDVKKKNIIFPKYDTKKYELKIISLSPFGPAGLKVKYSLILKENPLAHVENEETIAPFKKDPSLKTYQDLRNASSYMYKMYLRLNDYQKSLPEYKNFNAELMKYDASKAMKQAEHDEILKQFNSNTELLINLAKIKDPNQKPYTDLSDDNVKEFKKFEFNESNTNTKYKKTTINDLNSFNTSKLEILNKYSRLEVANNVPTGHSKYQDIPQAPDYMGLNNNWRSLDSKFAKETNSKTAEELNENIKKWQREMNLNDADDSVDPNMKISGVDKKYGFWTWLKEEVILDKIYNKKLNKHPAIDHMFGDLSVKPTQQAANANWTISPTFFGVLASGLYAPAGEVITMRIPQSQVEIVKKMNLEIQIGKEFLRGEIGENTRGWTNLRLPNMTTYFSLNLMLNEPKWHKDVEINGTQYVEVKFGSSFGGTISLNNMNKMRYFIDYSNDEDITFNISGAIQNLHYQLGITTPQQWEDMIKNTRTPVFTAVSDSISGFMLAYDSKGKDIAYESAKKQFDKNGHLPFDYFSKISEATKTSRYMNNQDRNRLDKKGWIQYWLINDAPMNIYAYNASTHFVGPIGFGHEMLVDSDDTFSPVSNWGFMHELNHSYEWDMFANNKPGETINNVNSVVEYQLFSNTTAQRREDFPTGINQWGWGPRAIPYTNIKKETANSAEGLNTTNQWDAIFMLAGTLGPKNWIEFARLQSLYMRQKNDFFTLTVNDPEIASIITDYNKYGTLSTPYLLSLVSGADLTQWLEKSVLFDLIIENKNSSKEEMLQKWAQLKSIIQRRYQKFAPFSNMYASGNFIKQKDGTWIYGGDAIRPYEVSFDVPTIFDMNKFTTISNHQNLVVPIIGAKVLNTPSSGTISYPQPYLIKYTPNKGVKINDMDYLEVELTDANGEIYRVVIRPLFGPFRTTNSTYSITKYEVPHNSWFEIDNKLVPWQTDAGDLNQMSTLQFDTPLLNKSEATNNKIKFFEQFDEIKSQCIKDSTTSVKEIAIGQDLSLKNLEFNNENEIIRLKTTFIAQNTGWHKVHLRTNKPVQLFVTIKNRQTNETKVVYARDSRNPDYKYGYSLWTDGSLGFELTQGLVYDINVYALMSSTAYFDENQAQGLDITNIEILKLKNKESDNWGGSALEFFNNMLPKTLSHGFETAELFNKYGTDLFNTAKEYRKRFYSWGIENLDFLNYDFSTWKMAWYDENGKKDPSQMFNIGKNVKPGTWIYAGPKREKDTSMPMEVWNMFQESSKPDNFIINDKDIKEVLISWETQKPFFASGFNYNNIGNIKYRPNKVEIYQANDENHAQNKLIWSGEIKDWNIAGANNNNFGLNRTLTSFNDTYLFNGKITIKFIFDKSQYQNIPNSNNEEFIRISHFNFVFNNPQYDLLVGVKHKDVTYNNLENVEFSHQNTRVDQVKATLKGQGTKMTVALNENIQRVMLFGDKTQDYKGIYKITVLDQNDAELFKTNVWDTTASSKAIYNVPFIETTNLPKGKKTLIIETTSADSNLPIQYVALKKFDLYK